From Camelus ferus isolate YT-003-E chromosome 15, BCGSAC_Cfer_1.0, whole genome shotgun sequence, the proteins below share one genomic window:
- the DNAJC27 gene encoding dnaJ homolog subfamily C member 27 isoform X2 yields MEANMPKRKEPGKSLRIKVISMGNAEVGKSCIIKRYCEKRFVSKYLATIGIDYGVTKVQVRDREIKVNIFDMAGHPFFYEVRNEFYKDTQGVILVYDVGQKDSFEALDAWLAEMKQDLGPHGNMENIVFAVCANKIDCTKHRCVDESEGRLWAESRGFLYFETSAQTGEGINEMFQGRSQ; encoded by the exons ATGGAGGCCAACATGCCGAAGCGGAAGGAGCCTGGCAAGTCCTTGCGCATCAAAGTCATCTCCATGGGCAACGCCGAAGTGGGAAAA agCTGTATTATAAAGCGATACTGTGAGAAAAGATTTGTGTCTAAATACCTTGCAACAATCGGAATTGACTATGGAGTCACAAA GGTAcaagtcagagacagagaaatcaaagTTAACATCTTTGATATGGCTGGACATCCCTTCTTCTATGAG GTTCGTAATGAGTTTTACAAGGACACACAGGGTGTGATACTGGTCTATGATGTTGGGCAGAAAGATTCCTTTGAAGCCCTTGATGCATGGCTGGCAGAAATGAAGCAAGATCTTGGACCTCAtggaaacatggaaaatattGTGTTTGCGGTGTGTGCCAACAAG ATTGACTGTACCAAGCACCGCTGTGTGGATGAAAGTGAAGGGCGTCTTTGGGCTGAAAGCAGAGGATTCCTGTACTTTGAAACTTCTGCTCAAACTGGAGAAGGAATCAATGAGATGTTCCAG